From the genome of Nitrosomonas sp., one region includes:
- a CDS encoding CADD family putative folate metabolism protein, translated as MTTHNLFKQKVSDTINARHLLKHPFYVAWTEGKLTQAQLRHYAEQYFYNVLAEPTYLSAVHFNTPHFSTEANSGDISVRQEVLKNLIDEEHGDTNHPALWKAFAFALGANDKSLTDAKALPNTEKLVETFRNICLNRPFYAGLAALHAFESQVPEIAEVKIDGLAKFYGMTDPKDYEFFSVHQKADVYHSQAEWDIIERFADTPEKQEEVLAATREACDALWGFLDGIHETYCANLTCAVPEASREAASVH; from the coding sequence ATGACAACCCATAACCTTTTCAAACAAAAAGTTAGCGATACAATCAACGCAAGACATTTGCTCAAGCACCCTTTTTACGTTGCTTGGACTGAAGGTAAGCTGACCCAGGCGCAACTGCGCCATTATGCCGAACAGTATTTTTATAATGTGCTGGCAGAGCCCACATATTTAAGCGCCGTGCACTTTAACACGCCGCATTTCAGCACCGAGGCGAATTCTGGCGATATCAGCGTGCGTCAGGAAGTTCTGAAGAATCTGATTGATGAAGAACACGGTGATACCAATCATCCGGCTTTGTGGAAAGCTTTTGCCTTTGCCCTGGGTGCGAACGATAAAAGCCTGACCGATGCCAAGGCGTTGCCAAACACCGAAAAACTGGTTGAGACTTTTAGAAACATCTGCTTGAACCGACCGTTTTATGCCGGATTGGCTGCATTGCATGCATTTGAATCACAGGTGCCTGAGATCGCTGAAGTTAAAATTGACGGTCTGGCAAAGTTTTATGGCATGACCGATCCAAAAGACTATGAATTCTTCTCTGTTCACCAGAAAGCGGATGTTTATCATTCTCAGGCGGAATGGGACATCATTGAGCGTTTTGCTGACACACCCGAGAAACAGGAAGAAGTACTCGCAGCAACACGTGAAGCCTGCGACGCATTATGGGGATTCCTGGATGGTATTCATGAAACCTATTGCGCAAATCTGACTTGCGCAGTACCCGAAGCGTCCAGGGAAGCTGCATCAGTGCACTAA
- a CDS encoding PEP-CTERM sorting domain-containing protein, translated as MVAIFRKLVISLVLCTLYISPVKAVPLTVNGGWDFFTFPGQILGPEDPARVDGLPPDPSFSWDQEFSFVLAQPALLRIQDIGSGGDRFRIFDNGAELGMTSALFPDNIGDYFDPDLAALDPALDQGSFLLSAGNHTISGVEINHSTDSGGAAALRVDTIPEPTMIALLALGFAALGISRRRKLKSQCRPVSTAMFLCT; from the coding sequence ATGGTAGCTATATTTCGGAAGCTTGTCATTTCACTTGTTTTATGCACGCTATACATCTCACCTGTAAAAGCAGTACCGCTGACTGTAAATGGCGGTTGGGATTTTTTTACTTTTCCTGGACAAATATTAGGGCCCGAAGATCCGGCGCGAGTTGATGGTTTGCCACCTGATCCAAGTTTCTCATGGGATCAGGAATTTTCATTCGTACTAGCGCAACCGGCATTACTCAGAATACAAGACATTGGCAGTGGTGGTGACAGGTTCAGGATATTTGATAATGGAGCTGAATTAGGCATGACCAGTGCTTTGTTTCCAGACAATATTGGAGATTATTTTGATCCAGATCTTGCCGCGTTAGATCCGGCTCTCGATCAAGGCAGTTTTTTGTTGTCTGCTGGCAACCATACTATTTCTGGCGTAGAAATAAATCACAGCACAGACAGTGGCGGTGCCGCAGCGCTCCGTGTTGACACGATACCCGAGCCAACAATGATCGCTTTACTGGCTTTAGGTTTTGCCGCTTTGGGCATCAGTAGACGTAGAAAGTTAAAGTCGCAATGTAGACCGGTATCAACAGCGATGTTTCTTTGCACTTAA
- a CDS encoding TonB-dependent receptor, with product MVLVILSTSTLFNFTGNAYAAESCHSPPAQIVSVRGNVNLRHIAEKNWQPAAMGVGLCPDDMVQVRARSKATLRLMNESMLSLGQNTTITIPDAGAEHDSVTLIELFSGRIHVTSRTPRPFKLRSNHFDATIKGTEFFVRFDEDSAEFVIYEGQVSVSNNLGSLILADNEAAEIRANETPRKVAIINPFDAVQWALYYPTIIDTSQLHEKFLAESAWPQLQTSIALYQQGKFFEALVALDGIPQSGRTAQFLNYFAGLLLSTGQVDEAKESIEQALQLEQDNSNAYALKAIIAVVQNDTMQALNLANQAVGLDQASATARLALSYAQQAHFEIEQALASAQEAIKIDTQNALAWARLAELQMSSGYLDPALESAHQAVNLNPTLAKTQTVLGFAHLLQIDTKTAKAIFSQAIALDQADPMPRLGLGLALLREGDLEAGRIELEIAVSLDPANSLIRSYLGKVYFEEKRFPLASTQFDLAKTLDPNDPTPWFYDAIQKQTQNRPVEALHAIEKSIELNDNRAVYRSRLLLDQDQAGRGSSLARIYDNLGFEKRALMETAKSLSYDPASHSAHRFLSDAYTNIPRHEIARVSELLQAQLLQPVNVNPVQPHLAVADLNIITNTGPAVAGFNEFAPLLERNKPQLVASGIAGSNSTLGDEVVASMLYDRASVSIGQYHYETDGFRPNNDETHDIYNAFIQYALTPKLNIQTELRTRKTEHGELLLDFDTEIFNERKRRKIDEDMARIGARYAISSNQDLLVSAKYIDRLEENKDPGGNLTNAGFQIEAQHIFREKFFNSTIGGSIYQFSWKNKPAFSLPFDEIKRENFYTYTNTNFPRNLNTTLGLSYDSFTSSIDGARADKINPKFGLQWSILDSLRLRFAWFETTKSHLLAQQSLEPTQVAGFNQFFDDVNGTRARRKGIGLDSKFSKNLYSGVEASARNLAMPIRSNGQEHLQAQKEQLIRAYVYWSPHVYWAIRGEFQLEKFTREARDRTIFDDSPTRIQTLSAPLSIEYFHPSGFFSKFTTTYVEQNLTRKGDVEKVQKREPKVTNSGIDDFFLLDSVIGYRFLNRSGILSLEGRNLLNQKFFYRNVNFNQSEAISPTFIPERTFFARLTFNF from the coding sequence ATGGTGCTTGTTATCCTTTCAACTTCAACACTATTTAATTTTACAGGGAATGCGTATGCTGCAGAGTCCTGTCACTCACCGCCGGCACAAATTGTTTCAGTGCGAGGCAATGTCAATTTGCGTCATATCGCAGAAAAAAATTGGCAGCCGGCAGCTATGGGTGTGGGGCTTTGCCCCGATGATATGGTTCAAGTTCGGGCACGAAGCAAAGCAACATTACGTTTAATGAATGAAAGTATGCTGTCACTTGGCCAGAATACAACCATTACCATTCCTGATGCTGGCGCAGAACATGATAGTGTTACACTGATCGAATTATTCTCAGGCAGAATACATGTCACTTCCCGCACTCCCAGACCATTCAAATTAAGATCGAACCATTTCGATGCCACCATTAAAGGTACGGAGTTCTTTGTGCGTTTCGATGAAGACAGTGCGGAATTTGTAATCTATGAAGGTCAAGTGTCAGTCAGCAATAACCTGGGTAGTCTTATATTGGCCGACAATGAGGCAGCCGAGATACGTGCCAATGAAACGCCACGGAAGGTAGCGATTATTAATCCGTTCGATGCTGTCCAATGGGCGTTGTACTATCCGACCATCATCGATACCTCTCAATTACATGAGAAGTTTCTTGCTGAGTCTGCATGGCCGCAATTGCAGACCTCCATTGCGCTTTATCAACAAGGCAAATTTTTTGAAGCACTCGTAGCGCTGGATGGAATTCCACAAAGTGGGCGCACCGCTCAATTCCTGAACTACTTCGCAGGATTGCTTTTATCTACTGGGCAGGTAGACGAGGCAAAAGAAAGCATTGAACAAGCGCTTCAACTCGAACAAGACAACAGCAATGCCTATGCCTTAAAAGCAATCATCGCGGTAGTGCAAAATGACACGATGCAAGCGCTGAACCTGGCCAACCAGGCAGTCGGACTGGATCAAGCGTCTGCAACCGCCCGGCTCGCGCTTTCCTATGCACAACAAGCACATTTTGAAATTGAACAAGCACTCGCCAGTGCTCAAGAAGCAATAAAAATCGATACGCAGAATGCTTTGGCTTGGGCGCGATTGGCTGAACTCCAAATGTCCAGCGGCTATCTTGATCCTGCGCTAGAATCCGCGCATCAAGCGGTCAACTTAAATCCCACACTGGCCAAAACGCAAACAGTGCTGGGCTTTGCTCATCTGTTGCAAATTGATACCAAAACCGCCAAAGCAATCTTTTCGCAAGCAATTGCACTCGACCAGGCCGACCCGATGCCCAGGCTTGGGTTGGGTTTGGCGCTATTACGCGAAGGTGACCTCGAAGCGGGCCGCATTGAACTGGAAATTGCCGTCAGTCTGGATCCGGCTAATTCTTTGATACGGAGCTACCTGGGTAAAGTCTATTTTGAAGAAAAACGTTTTCCACTGGCCAGCACCCAGTTCGACCTGGCCAAAACACTTGATCCCAATGATCCCACGCCATGGTTTTATGATGCCATTCAAAAACAGACACAAAACCGGCCGGTGGAAGCATTGCATGCTATTGAGAAATCCATTGAACTGAATGATAACCGGGCCGTGTATCGATCCAGATTGCTGCTGGATCAGGATCAGGCTGGGCGTGGTTCAAGTCTGGCGCGGATTTATGACAACCTGGGTTTTGAAAAACGCGCGTTGATGGAAACAGCCAAATCGTTAAGTTACGATCCGGCCAGTCATTCGGCGCATCGCTTTCTTTCAGATGCTTACACCAATATTCCACGGCATGAAATTGCGCGTGTCAGTGAATTGCTGCAAGCGCAGTTATTGCAACCCGTTAATGTGAACCCGGTACAGCCGCACCTGGCAGTGGCGGATCTCAATATTATCACCAACACGGGGCCGGCTGTAGCCGGATTTAACGAATTTGCACCATTGCTTGAACGAAACAAGCCACAGCTGGTTGCTTCGGGTATCGCTGGCAGTAATAGCACATTAGGCGATGAAGTGGTTGCATCGATGTTGTATGACCGCGCATCAGTCAGCATCGGCCAGTATCATTACGAAACCGACGGATTCCGGCCCAATAACGATGAGACGCATGATATTTACAATGCATTCATCCAGTATGCCTTAACACCCAAGCTTAATATTCAAACAGAACTGCGTACACGCAAGACGGAGCATGGGGAATTGTTATTGGATTTTGACACTGAGATATTTAATGAAAGAAAGCGCAGAAAAATAGATGAGGATATGGCTCGCATAGGGGCAAGATACGCCATATCATCCAATCAAGATCTGCTTGTTTCAGCCAAATATATAGATCGCTTGGAAGAAAACAAGGATCCAGGTGGCAATTTAACTAACGCAGGCTTCCAAATTGAAGCCCAGCATATCTTTCGGGAAAAATTTTTCAACTCCACAATTGGCGGCAGTATTTACCAGTTTAGTTGGAAAAATAAACCAGCATTTAGTCTTCCATTTGATGAAATTAAACGGGAGAATTTTTATACCTATACCAATACCAATTTCCCCCGCAATTTAAATACAACACTTGGATTGAGCTATGACTCGTTCACGAGCAGCATAGATGGCGCCAGAGCAGATAAAATCAACCCAAAGTTCGGTTTGCAGTGGAGTATTCTCGATTCTTTACGTTTGCGATTTGCCTGGTTTGAGACGACCAAATCCCATTTACTGGCTCAGCAATCCCTTGAGCCCACGCAAGTGGCAGGTTTTAATCAGTTCTTCGATGACGTCAACGGAACCCGGGCCCGGCGCAAGGGAATCGGTCTGGATTCTAAATTTTCCAAAAACCTGTATAGCGGTGTTGAAGCCTCGGCACGTAATCTGGCTATGCCCATAAGGTCTAATGGGCAGGAGCATTTACAAGCGCAAAAGGAGCAGTTAATTCGTGCGTATGTCTATTGGTCGCCACATGTATATTGGGCGATCAGGGGAGAATTCCAGTTGGAAAAATTCACGCGCGAAGCAAGGGATAGAACCATCTTTGATGACAGTCCGACCCGTATTCAAACATTAAGTGCGCCGTTGAGTATTGAATATTTTCATCCTTCCGGTTTTTTCTCTAAATTCACCACGACTTATGTTGAGCAAAACCTGACCAGAAAAGGAGATGTAGAAAAAGTACAGAAAAGAGAACCAAAGGTCACAAATTCAGGGATAGATGATTTTTTCTTACTCGATTCGGTTATTGGTTATCGCTTTCTTAACCGAAGTGGGATTTTAAGTCTGGAAGGCAGGAATTTGCTCAACCAAAAATTTTTTTACAGAAATGTAAATTTCAACCAATCAGAAGCAATAAGCCCGACTTTCATTCCTGAACGCACTTTTTTTGCACGGTTAACATTCAATTTTTAA
- the metE gene encoding 5-methyltetrahydropteroyltriglutamate--homocysteine S-methyltransferase, which translates to MVTTHNLGFPRIGRKRELKFALEGYWNKTISKESLLAKATELRLKHWQDQAVLDWVPVGDFSFYDHVLDTSLMLGNLPARISEQPGSQLDDLFRAARGRAVNDDRDCAGVKACEMTKWFDTNYHFIVPEFDNKTQFSLHADSLLQQINEARRQGIQAKPVILGPVTYLWLGKSKDDTNRLDLLDALINVYAELLNVLERLEITWLQIDEPVLVMELDQSWQYALRKAYYQLQTSSVKLLLTTYFGQLQDNLQLACELPVSGLHLDAVEAKDEAIKVTDWLGSNKILSLGVVDGRNIWKTDLNETLNWIEPIHAVLKDRLWLAPSCSLLHVPIDLDMENTLNAEIRSWLAFANQKLNEIVALSNALTYGRSSVSEILLENANAIANRRQSSRVHQTTVNKRIGEITDAMGARQSPYRQRAEEQRNKIQLPLFPTTTIGSFPQTMRIRQMRVGLREGRISGQEYRDEMRKEIEICIREQEALGLDVLVHGEPERNDMVEYFGEQMAGFAITNYGWVQSYGSRCVKPPIIYGDVSHTHTITTEWIQYAQSLTGKPVKGMLTGPVTLLNWSFVRDDQPHSETCMQLALAIRDEVLALEKAGIVIIQIDEAALREGLPLRKSQWNAYLDWAVRAFRIAANGVKDSTQIHTHMCYSEFNDIMETIARMDADVITIETSRSDMELLDAFDRFHYPNEIGPGVYDIHSPNIPSVDSIIDLMKKAAQRIPVQRLWVNPDCGLKTRSWEEVKPALRNMIAASRYLARNLKCFKVS; encoded by the coding sequence ATGGTAACAACGCATAATCTCGGATTTCCTCGTATCGGAAGAAAGCGCGAACTAAAATTTGCTTTGGAGGGTTATTGGAATAAGACAATTTCTAAGGAAAGTTTACTGGCTAAGGCCACCGAGCTTCGTTTAAAACACTGGCAAGATCAAGCCGTGCTGGATTGGGTGCCGGTGGGCGATTTTTCGTTTTACGATCATGTACTGGACACCAGTTTAATGCTCGGTAATTTGCCGGCGCGAATAAGTGAACAGCCCGGAAGTCAATTGGATGATTTGTTTCGTGCGGCTAGGGGCCGCGCGGTTAACGATGATCGGGATTGTGCCGGAGTCAAGGCGTGCGAAATGACCAAATGGTTTGATACAAACTATCATTTTATCGTGCCGGAGTTTGACAACAAGACACAATTTTCGTTGCATGCCGATTCATTATTGCAACAAATTAACGAGGCGCGGCGACAGGGTATTCAGGCAAAACCGGTTATTCTGGGACCGGTCACTTATCTTTGGCTGGGGAAATCTAAGGACGACACCAATAGACTTGATTTGCTTGATGCGTTAATTAATGTGTATGCAGAATTATTGAATGTGCTTGAGCGCTTGGAAATAACATGGCTGCAAATTGACGAACCCGTGTTGGTTATGGAATTGGATCAATCATGGCAGTACGCACTGAGGAAAGCGTATTATCAGCTACAAACATCTTCTGTCAAGTTGTTGCTGACAACCTATTTCGGGCAATTGCAGGACAATTTGCAGTTGGCCTGTGAACTGCCCGTTAGTGGACTGCATCTAGATGCGGTAGAAGCAAAAGATGAAGCAATTAAAGTGACAGATTGGCTAGGGAGTAACAAGATTTTATCCTTGGGTGTTGTCGACGGACGAAATATCTGGAAAACTGATTTAAATGAAACGTTGAACTGGATTGAACCGATTCATGCCGTTCTGAAAGACCGTTTATGGCTTGCGCCTTCATGTTCACTATTGCATGTACCTATTGATCTGGATATGGAAAACACACTTAATGCCGAGATCCGATCATGGCTGGCATTTGCTAATCAAAAACTGAATGAAATCGTTGCGTTGTCAAATGCGCTTACGTATGGCCGAAGCAGTGTTTCTGAAATCCTGTTGGAAAATGCAAATGCTATCGCAAATCGCAGGCAATCGAGTCGGGTGCATCAAACAACAGTAAACAAGCGGATTGGTGAAATCACCGATGCAATGGGTGCGCGCCAATCGCCGTATCGGCAGCGCGCGGAGGAGCAGCGTAACAAAATTCAACTGCCGCTTTTTCCAACAACTACAATCGGTTCCTTTCCGCAAACAATGAGAATTCGGCAAATGAGGGTTGGTTTAAGAGAAGGCAGGATTTCCGGGCAGGAATATCGGGATGAAATGCGAAAAGAAATAGAAATTTGCATACGCGAGCAAGAAGCATTGGGATTGGATGTCTTGGTGCACGGCGAGCCTGAACGTAATGATATGGTGGAATATTTTGGCGAACAAATGGCCGGTTTTGCCATCACAAACTACGGCTGGGTGCAATCTTATGGATCACGGTGTGTCAAACCGCCGATTATCTATGGAGATGTTTCGCATACCCATACTATTACTACAGAATGGATACAATACGCCCAATCGTTAACTGGAAAACCTGTGAAAGGTATGCTGACCGGGCCTGTTACTCTGTTAAACTGGTCATTTGTGCGTGATGATCAACCGCATTCCGAGACCTGCATGCAGTTGGCGCTTGCTATTCGAGATGAAGTGCTTGCTTTGGAAAAAGCAGGCATCGTCATCATTCAAATTGATGAGGCCGCATTGAGAGAAGGGCTGCCGTTACGAAAGTCGCAATGGAATGCATATCTGGATTGGGCGGTTCGTGCTTTTCGCATTGCCGCCAATGGCGTCAAGGACAGCACTCAGATTCATACACATATGTGTTATTCGGAATTCAATGATATTATGGAAACTATTGCCCGAATGGATGCCGATGTTATTACAATTGAGACATCCCGATCGGATATGGAGTTGCTAGATGCTTTTGATCGGTTCCATTATCCGAATGAAATAGGCCCTGGTGTGTACGATATACATTCGCCCAATATTCCTTCTGTGGATTCGATTATTGATTTAATGAAAAAAGCGGCGCAGCGTATTCCGGTCCAAAGATTATGGGTGAATCCCGATTGCGGTCTGAAAACACGTAGCTGGGAAGAGGTGAAACCAGCATTGCGAAACATGATCGCAGCAAGTCGGTATTTAGCAAGAAATTTAAAGTGTTTTAAGGTCAGCTAA